The Cynocephalus volans isolate mCynVol1 chromosome 5, mCynVol1.pri, whole genome shotgun sequence genomic sequence ttctttgacacaaGACCAAAACTCAACAAGTGGTAGTTTCTAAAGGTTAGTTgtaatgtggaatctgaaattttgtcaaataaccttctgtatatttttacattaaaatcaaTTGGTTATCTTGCACTTTGAATGGGTTGTTTACCCATTGGAATTCTGGAAAATATTCCTTCACTgaatggaatttctttttcttgaaccTCAGGTGACCTACAAAGGAATACTGATTGGGGCAGAGACTGCACTTCTAGATTAAAAACACATTTGGGCTCAGCTTCCACAAGGAGAAGCTTTAGTTAGAGCAGGCAACGTCACCTGGAAGTCTCCAGGTAAGCAGCTCCTTCTAAAAGGACAATTTTCACTGTCATATTTCTCTCTATGGATCACTTTGGATTCTGGatcctttttatactttttgataGCTTTCTCTCAGATTATTACATTACTATGATTGTCTTATGACTTGATGTCACTGTCATACACAaactacagaaatatttatactgtttaatttttgttttggatttaGACACATTCCAGATATTGAAGAGCAGATAGTGTACTGAGGGCTCACGATCGCTTCCAGAGCTCAAAGGGACAGTTCAGCTGGGTTCACTGTTAAAGTGTGACCTTGAAGGACCATGGCCAGAAGTCTGCAAGCAGAGGCGACCTGTCCAGTGTGCCTAGACTTTTTCTCCTATCCTGTTTTGCTCTCCTGTGGGCACACATTCTGCTCTCGTTGCACTAAAAAGTGGATgcgagaaagaaagaatttgagaaTGATCTGCCCCGTGTGTCGAGAAGATCTTGAGGATCCTCCCTTTGATGAATTTCAACTTAGACACCTGACGCTCCTCATCCAGCAGCACTTCCCCTTACTGGAGCAGAGTCTGCACGTGAGCCAGAAGCTCCTGAGGTTCCGGGAGGATGTGACCCTGGATGCAGCCACCGCCAACTCCCTGCTGGTCCTCTCTGATGATCTGAGGAGCGTCCGGTGTGGGAAGGTCTGCCACAGCCCCCTGGATGATCCCAGGAGATTCACCCACCTGGCCTGTGTGCTGGGCACCCCCAGCTTCTCCGCCGGCTGCCATTACTGGGAGGTAGAAGTCGGGGAGGGCAAGGAGTGGGCTCTGGGTGTCTGCAGAGAGTCGGTTGACAGAGGGACAAAGAGCGACTTATCCCCTGAGCAGGGCTTCTGGCTGATCAGCATGAGGGCAGGAGCAATCCATGCCAACTCCATCCCAGGACAAAGAATTCCCGCAAGCTCTGGCCTTCGCCGTGTAGCAGTTTTCCTGGATGTTGAGTTGGAAGAAATGAAGTTTTTTGATGTTGGAAATGATGCCCTCATTTGTATACATAGTTCTCTCTCCATTGTGGAGCCTTTGCGTCCATTCTTCTGTCCTGAGCTGCCAGGAGAGGGTGACTTTGGTGTCCCCCTGAGCATCTGCCCATGAGTAATCCTGCCCTTTCTAGGAGCTTTCTGAGAGGTGCATGAGCTCTTTGACCTGAGAAGGGTCAGAACAACTGAGAAAGAGACAGTGTGCTATAGAGCAAAATTTGGTAGACTTTGTGGATTTGGTAGACTTGGAGAAGACcaatttaatagatttttttttgaaagttggTAGACTTTGTAGCTAGATGACTTGTAGATTTTAATAGGTTTTGTAGACTGTAGTTAAATTATAGTCTTCAGGGGTCTTCAGGATGCTATTAAGTACCTTAGACCTAAATGGAGATGATTGTGTCAGC encodes the following:
- the LOC134377719 gene encoding ret finger protein-like 4B; amino-acid sequence: MARSLQAEATCPVCLDFFSYPVLLSCGHTFCSRCTKKWMRERKNLRMICPVCREDLEDPPFDEFQLRHLTLLIQQHFPLLEQSLHVSQKLLRFREDVTLDAATANSLLVLSDDLRSVRCGKVCHSPLDDPRRFTHLACVLGTPSFSAGCHYWEVEVGEGKEWALGVCRESVDRGTKSDLSPEQGFWLISMRAGAIHANSIPGQRIPASSGLRRVAVFLDVELEEMKFFDVGNDALICIHSSLSIVEPLRPFFCPELPGEGDFGVPLSICP